Within [Chlorobium] sp. 445, the genomic segment GGTGAAGATAATCAAGCCCACTTTATCGTTGTTCTTGATTGCGCTGAAGGCAAATGTGGCACAAATTTCCGCAGCAAGGTCGCGCTTGGATTGATGGGCTGTGCTAAACATGCCTGAGCCCGACGCATCGAAGAGAATCATTAGCGTTTGCTCGCGCTCTTCTTCATAGACCTTGATAAAGACATCATCGCGCCGCGCCGAGACATTCCAATCGATTGCTCTGACATCATCGCCAAATTGATACTCGCGCACTTCCGCAAACTCCATCCCCTTGCCTTTGAAAGCTGAGTGATACTCACCGCTGAAGATGTTATTGACAAGCCCGCGTGTACGAACTTCAAGCTCACGGACTTTTTTGAAAACTTCTTTCGGGAGTGTCTCTGGCATTCTTACCTCACTTTTTCTTTTTGTCTTTGCGCTTCTTTGCGTCTTTTTTTCTTCTTGCTTTTTGCTTTGCGTGTTTTTTTGTCGTCCTCGTTTTTGGCTATGATTACATCAGCAGGGGCATAGCGTGGCGCTGATTGTACACGCTCTACTTCAGGTTGTCGCCCCATGATTTTCGCCACCATGTTTTGGCGATACTCCACGGCTAAACGAAACGCTTCAGCTTCGCCATACTTTGCAATGGAGAACGACTTTGTTTTCACCTTGTTCGGCTCCGGATTCCAACTTGCTGCGTAATAATGACGCGCTACGCCATTTTTGCCTTTGCTTGTGAGCCGATAGACCCCTACCACGCCCGTTGCCGTGTTGCGCGAACTGACGCTACGTGTTCTACGGCGCTGGCTTAGCGACTCAATGCCCAGCGTTTTGCCAAGTTGTTTGCGGTATTTGCGCGCAGCTTTGAGGGCTTTTTTTGCACCCCCATACACCCCATCGCTGAAGAGTTTGGTGTAGGTTGTGCCTTGATGGTGTAGTCGCATTAGCCAGCCGTGTGTATTGCGATGATCAACACGTGTAACTCCCGGCTCGGATTGAAGTTTTAAGAATTTTTCAGGCTGCTGTTTTTTTGCTTTTTTCGTCACAGTAAAGGATGCAATTGTAGGTTGCTACGGCACAGGCACGGCGTTGAGCACTCGACGAATCACATCTTCAGGTTGCACTTCTTCCGCTTCAGCTTCATAGGTTAGAATGATTCGATGCCGCATAATGTCATAGGCGACGGTCTTGACATCTTCGGGAGTTGTATAACCACGCTGATTAAGAAAGGCATGTGCGCGCGCTGCAAGGTTGAGGTAAATCGTCGCACGCGGTGATGCGCCGTAGGCAATCAGCGCTTTGAGGTCTGCTAGCCCTACTTTTTCTGGCTCTCGAGTTGCAAACACAATATCTACAATGTACTGTTCTACTTTCGGGTCAATGTAGACTTCACCGACGACTTTTCTTGCGCGCAAAATCTCTTCTGGCGTTATGACTGGCTGAATCGGCTCGGGCGGCTCGGTGCGTGCCATGCGACGCATAATCTCTAATTCATCTTCGCGTGAAGGATAGCCCACTTTGAGTTTCATCATAAAGCGGTCAACTTGCGCTTCGGGCAAAGGGTATGTGCCTTCTTGCTCAACGGGGTTTTGTGTTGCCAGCACCAAAAATGGTGAATCGAGTTTGTAGGTTTCTTCGCCAATCGTTACCTGCTTTTCTTGCATGGCTTCTAGAAGTGCCGATTGCACTTTTGCAGGCGAACGGTTGATTTCATCGGCTAAAATCAGGTTCGCAAAAATCGGTCCTTTCTTCGTATAGAACTTCATATCCTTTTGATTGTAGATCATCGTGCCAATGAGGTCTGCCGGTAGAAGATCGGGCGTAAACTGAATGCGTTGGAATTTCAAACTCAGTGCCTTTGCTAATGAACTGACTGTGAGTGTTTTGGCAAGTCCGGGCACACCCTCAAGCAAAATATGTCCATTGGTGAGCAGACCAATTAGCAAGCGATTGATCACATAGTTTTGCCCAACGACAGCCTTAGAAATTTCAGCTCGCAGACGATTTACAAATTCAGATTCTTGCCTGATTTTAGCGTTGAGTTCTTCGATCGAAAGCGCTGTTGTCATTTTTTCTGGATGAGTTGTTCAAAGTCGTGGTTTTTTCTCAAGATTTTTCTTGCTCCTCACTTTGCTTTTTCTTTGTATCCTCTTTTATCGTGTAGTTGTAGTATAGCCCCTCACCGCCAATGAAAGCGTAGAGGCAAATGACAACGCCAGCGATGGTGAGCAAGAAC encodes:
- a CDS encoding ATPase, which produces MTTALSIEELNAKIRQESEFVNRLRAEISKAVVGQNYVINRLLIGLLTNGHILLEGVPGLAKTLTVSSLAKALSLKFQRIQFTPDLLPADLIGTMIYNQKDMKFYTKKGPIFANLILADEINRSPAKVQSALLEAMQEKQVTIGEETYKLDSPFLVLATQNPVEQEGTYPLPEAQVDRFMMKLKVGYPSREDELEIMRRMARTEPPEPIQPVITPEEILRARKVVGEVYIDPKVEQYIVDIVFATREPEKVGLADLKALIAYGASPRATIYLNLAARAHAFLNQRGYTTPEDVKTVAYDIMRHRIILTYEAEAEEVQPEDVIRRVLNAVPVP